Part of the Oscillibacter hominis genome is shown below.
GCCGTCGATGACGGCGTAGTCCCCGGCCTGACCGGCCGCCAGTTTTTCCAGGACCTTTCCCTTGGGGCTGATGAGCCATCCGACGCCATCCTGGACGATGACGCCGGCGGCGGTGGTCTCCGTGATTTCAATGAGCAGCGTGTCCGGCAGCTTGCGGTTGATGCGCGCGTTCTCCACATAGGGGCACTGCTGCATGATGCGGTTTGCCACGGTGTGCTTATTGAGAAGATACATGTTGTCGCCGTACTGAACCTGGGCGGCGTCCAACACCGCCTGCTCGGTGTAGTGGGACTCCCCGGACACGACGATGGTATTCACTTTGAAAAAGAGCGTCAGTGCCGCCACAATGGCGGCGCAGATCACCAAGACAGACAGCAGTTTATACAGGAAGCCGTATCTCCCTCTTCGCCTGCGCCTCCGGTTTGTTCTCCTCGCCATGGGGTTCCTCGCTTTCCACCCGCAGGACCGAGGCGCCCAGCGCCCTGAGGTCCCGCGCGATATCTTCGTATCCTCTGTCTATGTGCTGCAGCTCGCCGATCCTGCTGCACCCCTGGGCCGCGAGGGCCGCCACACACAGCGCCGCTCCGCCCCGCAGGTCCGTGGAGCGCAGCGCGGCACCGTGGAGGGTCTCCACACCGCACACCACCGCCACCCGGCCCTCCACTCGGATATCTGCCCCCATCCGGGCCAGCTCATCCACATGGCGGTATCGGTTTTCAAAAATGTTCTCCACAAATACCGTGGCTCCCTCGCTACGCAGCAGCGCGGCCATCAGCACGGCCTGAGCGTCCGTGGGGAACCCGGGATAGGGCGCGGTGCGCACCGGCCGGATGCAGTGCAGCCGGTCCCGCCGCACAATGGAAATGGTGCTCTTTTGACTGCGGATGCGGCAGCCCGCCTCCGAAAGGGCCGCCGTCACCGTGGAGAGCTGGCGGTAGTCCACGCCGGTAAGTACTGCTTCCCCGCCGGCAGCCGCCACGGCCGAGAGCAAGGTGGCCGCCGCGATCCGGTCGGCAATGCAGCGATGCACGCAGCCGTGCAGTTTCCGGCCGCCCTCCACCGTAACGGTGGAGCTGCCCGCGCCGTGGATGCGGGCGCCGCATTTTACCAAAAACTCCTGCAGGTCCATGATCTCCGGCTCCCGGGCGGCGTTGCAGATCACCGTGGTGCCCTCCGCGCCGCAGGCGGCCAGGATGGCGTTCTCCGTGGCCCCCACGCTGGGCAGGCTTAGTACCAATTCCGCGCCGCAGAGCTTCTCCGCCCGGCAGCGCAGTGTTCCGCCCCGGTCCTCGATGTCCGCCCCCAGGGCCCGCAGGGCCGTCAGGTGCAGGTCGATGGGCCTGGGGCCCAACTCGCAGCCTCCGGGGTAGGAGAGCTCCGCCTGTCCACAGCGGGCCAAAACGGCCCCTAAGAAAATCACCGAGGAGCGCATCTCCCGCATCAGCTCGTCGGGGATGGAGCAGCCATTCATCCGCGCCGTATCCACCACCAGTGCGCCGCTTTCCCATTGGGCCGAGCAGCCCAAGTGCCTGAGGATCTGAATGGAGGCGTCCACGTCCCGCAGCCGGGGGCAGTGCTCGATCACGCACTGGCCGCAGGCCAGGATTGTGGCCGCCAGGATGGGCAGGACGCTGTTTTTGGCACCCTGCACCTCCACCTGCCCCTGGAGCGTCCGCCCGCCATCCACCAATAGTATTCCCATATCCTTTACCCTCCGCATACCAAACTAAGCCATAGTATGCGTCAGGCGGTCTCAGGGGTTACTGGTCAATTGCAAGGATCGTCTGATAAATCCGCTCCGTGGCGTCCAAAATCCCCAGTTCCCCCATGGAACGGGCCATGGACAGCCTCTTTTGCTCGTCGTGGAGAATGGCCGCCGCCTCCTGAAACAGCACCTGGCCGCTGGAATCCTTCTCCAGCACCACACGGGCGCCGCCGTGCTCTTCCAGGACCCGGGCATTTTTTTCCTGATGGTTGTTGGTCACGTTGGGGGACGGCACCATGATGGCCGGCACGCCAAGAGCCGTCAGCTCACTGATGGTGGAGGCGCCGGAGCGGCAGATCACCAGGTCCGCCGCCCGCATCACCACAGACATGTCATAGATGTACTCTTTCAGCTGGAGCGCGGGATGCTGCTTTAGGTCCACGCCCCTTTGGCGCAGCAGCTCCTGCATCCGGGGATAGCCGGATTTACCGGCGCCGTGGATGTGGTAAAAGGGCTCCCGGGATGCCTCAATGGCCAGGAAATCCACCATCTGGCGGTTCATCTCCCCGGCGCCCAAAGAGCCCCAGAAGGAGACGATCAGCTTGCGCTCCCCGGTCAGGCCTAACTTCTCCCGGGCCTCAAGATGGCTCAGGGCAAAGAAATCGCCGCGGACCGGCGTGCCGGTGACCACCACCTTCTCCGGGTGCTGGTAGTGCTGGCGGCAGGCCTCAAAGCCCACCATCACCCGGTCCGCATAGGGCTCCAGCATCTTTGTGGTGAGGCCGGGCACCATATTGGACTCATGGACGGCCGTGGGGATTCCGTGCCGTGCAGCCGCTTTCACCAGGGGGAAGCTGGCATAGCCGCCGGTGCCCACCACATAGTCGGGCTGAAACTCCTTTAAAATGGCGTTGGCCTCGCGGGGGGCGCGGATCAGGTTGCAGACAGAGATCAAGTTGTGCTTCAGTTCCGACGGTTTTACGGACCGGTGGAAGCTGGAGATGTGGACCGTGCGGAAGGGATAGCCGGCTTTGGGGATCAAATCCTTTTCCAGTCCCCGCTCCGCTCCCACAAAGAGGATTTCACAGCCCGGGTGCTTGCTCTGAAAGTATCCCGCCAGGGCCAGGGCCGGGTTCACGTGGCCCGCCGTGCCGCCGCAGGTAAATAGAATACGCATATCTTATCTCCCCTATCCGGCCTTGGATGGCTTCATCTGCCGGGAGACAGAGAGCACAATCCCCATCTCCACCAACTGGATCAGCAGCGCCGTGCCGCCGTAGCTGAAAAACGGCAGGGAGATGCCGGTGGCCGGCACCAGGCCAGAGACCACGGCGATGTTCAAAAAGGTCTGCATGGCCAAAAGCGTGGTGACGCCCACCACCAGAAGGCTGCCGAACCGGTCCCGGGCCTGGAGGGCAATCCAGTAGCCCCGCAGGATCAGCAGCGCGAAGAGCACCATGATGATGGTGGCGCCGATGAGGCCCAGCTCCTCGCAGACCACGGAGAAGATGAAGTCGTTGTGCTCCTCCGGCAGGTACAGGTACTTCTGGCGGCTTTTGCCAAGGCCCACGCCGAAGAGGCCGCCGGAACCGATGGCAAGGTAGCTCTGCACCATCTGATACCCGTCGCCCAGGGAATCCAGCCAGGGGTCCTTCCACATGGCGATGCGGGAGGAGCCGTAGCCCACCACGCCGATGAGCAGATACGCGCCCGCCGCAGCCGCGGCCAGCACGCCGCCCACCCATTTCCACTCGATGCCGCCCACCAGCATCAGCGCGGCGCCGGTGCCCAAGATCAGCACTGTGCCGGACAGGTGGGGCTCCAGCATCATCAGCGCGGCAATGGCAAGCAAAATCACCACATAGGGGGCGATGCCGTAGCGCAGCGTCTGCATCTTGTCTTTTTTCTTGGAGATGCTGTCGGAGAAATAGAGGACCACGCCCAACTTGGCAAGCTCCGAGGGCTGGAACTGAAGCGCGCCCACGCCCAGCCAGCGGGTAGCGTGGTTGCGGGTGACGCCCACGCCGGGGATGATGACCAGGATCAACAGCAAGATGGAGCCGAACAGTGCCAGTTTTGCAACTCCACGGAACCGCTGGTAGTTGATGCGGGAGACGATGAGCATGCCCGCAATGCCCATGGCCGCGAAGACGCCCTGGCGTACAAAATACTTGATAGGATTCCCCTCTTCATAGTAGGCGGAGGGAAAGCTGGCGGAGAGCAGCATGATCAGCCCGATAGCGGTCAGCAGCAGCACCAGCAGCAGGAAGGGAACGTCCACCGGGCCCTTTGCCGCCTCCCGGCTGAGCCGTTCCATCTCTTTTGCATGTTCTTTCCGCTGCGCCATAGCGGCCAGCTCTTCCCGGCTTCTGCGCTGCTGTGCCACTTAAAGCCCCCTCCTTTCCTTGCGATGATCGCCGTTTTTTACATTGCGAACCGGCCGGACACGCCCCACAGGGCCAGGGCGCAAAAGAGCACCGTGATCCCGGAGAATACGAATACCAGCTTCTTTTCACTCCAGCCGCACAGCTCCAGATGGTGGTGCAGCGGGGCCATGCGGAAAAAGCGCTTGCCGTGGGTCAGCTTGAAATACCCCACCTGGATGATGTCCGAGAGCGTCTCGGCGATGTAGATGATCCCCACGGGGATCAGGATCAGCGGCATGTCGAAGGCAAAGGCCATGGCCGCCACGGCGCCGCCCAAAAAGAGCGACCCCGTGTCGCCCATAAACACCTTGGCCGGGTGGAAGTTGTAGATCAAAAAGCCGATCAGGGCACCGCACAGCGCACCGGCGAACACCCCAAGCTCCCGATAGCCCCACCAGGCGGCGGCGATGGCGAAAAACAGCGCCACCGGCACTGTGACGCTGGCCGCCAGGCCGTCGATGCCGTCGGTCAGGTTCACCGCGTTCACAGTGCCCACGATGACAAAGGCGGCAAAAATCAGGTAAACCACCCAGTTCATCACCAGGTAGGTGTTGAAAAAGGGGAGATACAGGTTGGGTGTCAGCAGCCCCTCAAAGCGCATCAGGCACAAAAAGGCCACAGCCGCGGCCAGCTGCATCAGGAACTTCTGCAGCGCAGTGAGCCCTAAGTTCTGATGCATGCGCACCTTCCTGTAGTCGTCCACATAGCCGATGGCGCCGTACACCAAGGCAAAGAGAAACACATAGAGGTGGGAAAAATTTCCCTGGAGCATGGGCTTCCAGCAGCAGACCAGGATGGTTACGCCCACCCCGGCGATGAACATCAGCCCGCCCATGGTCGGCGTCCCCTCCTTGGCCATATGCCATTTGGGCCCGTCGGTCCGGATGCTCTGGCCGGCCTTCAGCTTGCGCAGCTCAGGCACCAGCCACTTCCCCACCAGCGCGGTGACCACAAAACTCAGCACGCAGGCAATCATACTTTCCATTTCTTCTTCCCTCACACAAGCCGCGTCGGCCGCGGCCTCTTTCGTTATTGTTGTTCCTTCAGGTGGTCCGCCACAACCTCCCGCTCATCCAGGTGGTGCTTTTCCGTGCCCACCACCTGATAGGTCTCGTGGCCCTTGCCGCACAGCACGATCACATCGTCCTTCCGGGCGTGGTCCATGGCGTAATGGATGGCCTCGATCCGGTTTTCCACCACCACATAGGGCGTCTGCGTCCCCTCCATCCCCGGCAATATCTCCCGGATGATGGCCATGGGGTCCTCCGTCCGGGGATTGTCGGAGGTCACCACCACGAAGTCCGCCAGCTGGGCCGCGATGCGCCCCATCTTCGGCCGCTTGGTCCGGTCCCGGTCGCCGCCGCAGCCAAAGACGGCCACCGTGCGGCCCTTGGCAAAGCCCCTGACGGAGGAGAGCACATTCTCCAGCCCATCCGGGCTGTGGGCGTAGTCGATGAGGATGGTGTAGTCTTTTCCTGGGGTGGGGACTACCTCCACCCGGCCCTTCACATGGGGCACCCTGGCAAGGACCCGGGCGCTCTCCTCCAGCGAGATGCCCAGCTGGAGTGCCGCCCCTAAAACATCCAGCGTATTATATACCATAAAACCGCCGGGAATGCCAACTTTTATTTTCACCCGCTCATCGGCCGTCACCGCATCGAAGGAGATGTGGTCTGCGCCCAGGTCGATGTGCTCCGCCCGCAGATCCGCGTCCGCGTCCCGGGCGTAGGAAAAAGCCCTGCAGGTGGCGCCCTCCATCAGCCGATTCGACCAGGGGTCGTCGGCGTTGTAGACGCCCACGGCGCAGCTGCGGAACAAGATGGCCTTGGCGTCGCAGTAGTTCTCCATGGTCTTATGGAAATCCAGGTGATCCTGGGTCAGGTTGGTGAAAATTCCCACGGAAAAGGGGATTCCATAGACCCGTCCTTCGTACAGCGCGTGGGAGGAGGTCTCCATCACCACATAGCTGCAGCCTTGATCCAGCATGGCTCGGAAGAGCTTTTGCACCTCAAAGGACTCCGGCGTGGTCCGCTCCGTGGGGACCGCCTCCTGGCCGATCATATTCTGGTTGGTGCCGATCAGGCCCACCTTGGCCCCCCTGGCCTGCTCCAAAATGGCTTTGAGCAGGTAGGTGGTGGTGGTTTTCCCATTGGTACCCGTGACCGCCACCACGCTCATCTTCTCCGCCGGGCGGCCAAACCAGTTGGCCCCCACCAGCGCCAGGCCGTGGCGGGAATTGGCCACCTGCACATAGGGGATTTCCTCCTCAGGCGGCCGCTCGCACAGCACGCAGGCCGCTCCCGCCGCCGCCGCTTTCCCGATGAATGCGTGGCCGTCCATGGAATAGCCGGGCATGGCGACAAACAGATCGCCCGGGCGCGTCTTCCGGGAATCGTAGCTGACGCCGGTAATCTCCAGGTCACCGTCCGCGTTGGTATCAAGCACGATGATGTCCCGCAGCAGTTCTTTGAGTTTCATCTTCAAACTCCTCTCTTGTAGTCACAGTGGTTCGGCCGGTTGCTCCTGCTTAGTATATCCGCACGATTTTTCCGTTCATATCGGATAAGGTGCCGAAAACCATGCAAAAGATGCCTTTTGAGAGGGTCAGTCCAAAACGGAGTTGTCGCCCAGCTGCACGGTGACCACGGTCCCGGCCTCCACCTCCGTGCCCGCGGCAACGGATTGGGAGATGGCGAACACATTGCCGGAGCTGCTGGAGGTGGCGCCCGTCACCTTCACGATGAGGCCCGCGTTGGCAAGGGCCGCGTTGGCCTGCTCGGCGGTCTTGCCCACCACGCTGGGCACCGTGGATTGATCGGTGGGCTTCTCCGCCCCCAGGTACAAAATCACGGTGGCGTTGCCCGGGACAATGGCGCCGCCCACAGGCGTCTGGTCTGTGACGGTCTCCCCATTGCCCACGGTCTTGATGTGGAATCCGGCCAGTTTTTCCTTGGCCTGATCCAGGGTGGAGCCAACCACATTGGGCACCGTGGTATCGGAGCCCACCATCTCCTCGGCGGAGTAATCCGGATTGATGCCAAGCCAGGGCAGGATTTCGGACATGATGGAACTGGAGGTTGGCGCCACCATCTGGCCGCCGGACACGTAGGTGCCGGTGGTTCGGCTGGGACTGTCCATGGTAATGAGCATCATCACCTGGGGGTCGTCAGCAGGGGCAAAGCACACAAAGGAAACCACCACGTCCTTGTTCTTGTCGCCGGTCTTATCGGCGGTGCCGGTCTTGCCGCCGATGCGGTAGCCGGCCACCTGGCCGTTCTTTCCGGTCCCCTCGGCCACCACGTACTCCAGCATCTCGCACACCGTGGCGGAGGTCTCCTCGCTGATGACCTGGCGCACGGGGGTGGAGTCGTGGTTATAAAGCACGTTTCCTTCGCTGTCCAGCACCTGCTCCACAAAATAGGGGGTGCGGAGGTATCCGCCGTTGACGCAGGCCGCCTGGGCGGTGATCAGGGCGATGGGCGTGACGTTGAAGGTCTGGCCGAAGGCATAGGAGGCCAGGGAGACCACGTTGCTGTTGAAGGACTTCTCATCGGCAAAGATGCCGGTGGTTTCGCCGATGTTGTCCAAGCCTGTTTTTTCCATCAGGCCAAAGGATTTTAGGTACTTATAAAAAGTGGTGTTTCCGATCCTGAGGCCCATGGTGATGAAAGCGGGGTTGCAGGAATTTCCCGTGGCCTGCATCAGGGACTGGGTTCCGTGGCCCGCCTTTTTGGAGCAGTTGATGGGTTTATTCCAGCCCTGCACGCGGATGGAACCGGTGCAGTTAAAGGTGGTGTTCTTGTTGACGATGCCCTCCTGCAGCGCAGTGGACAGCGTCAGGATCTTGAAGGTGGAGCCGGGCTCGTAGGTGTCGTTGATGGCCTTGTTGCGCCACTGCTTCTTCTGGGCCGCGCCCAGTGCCTCCAGATAGGCATCCCCCTCCAGCCCCTCCAGCGTGGCCTGAAGGTCCGCGTCGTAGACGCTGCTGGGATTATTCAGGTCATAGGTGGGGAAGGAGGCCATGGCCAGGATTCCGCCCGTGTTCACATCCATCACGATGCCGGTGGCGCCGTTTTTGGCGTCAAACTTTGCCACCATGCTCTCAATGCCCTTTTCCAGGAAATACTGCACGGTGGTATCCAGGGTCAGCACCAAACTGTTGCCGTTTTCCGCGTCATAGTACTGCTCATACTGATAGAGTACGTCG
Proteins encoded:
- a CDS encoding cell division protein FtsQ/DivIB, with protein sequence MARRTNRRRRRRGRYGFLYKLLSVLVICAAIVAALTLFFKVNTIVVSGESHYTEQAVLDAAQVQYGDNMYLLNKHTVANRIMQQCPYVENARINRKLPDTLLIEITETTAAGVIVQDGVGWLISPKGKVLEKLAAGQAGDYAVIDGCTLLAPAVSSFLSFGEEESYKQEQLLALLGALREAEALDQVEAVHLGDASVLTMEYGGRFTVKLAWGANFTYQIQNLEYVISCLEINETGTIDLTREGVANFIP
- the murA gene encoding UDP-N-acetylglucosamine 1-carboxyvinyltransferase, encoding MGILLVDGGRTLQGQVEVQGAKNSVLPILAATILACGQCVIEHCPRLRDVDASIQILRHLGCSAQWESGALVVDTARMNGCSIPDELMREMRSSVIFLGAVLARCGQAELSYPGGCELGPRPIDLHLTALRALGADIEDRGGTLRCRAEKLCGAELVLSLPSVGATENAILAACGAEGTTVICNAAREPEIMDLQEFLVKCGARIHGAGSSTVTVEGGRKLHGCVHRCIADRIAAATLLSAVAAAGGEAVLTGVDYRQLSTVTAALSEAGCRIRSQKSTISIVRRDRLHCIRPVRTAPYPGFPTDAQAVLMAALLRSEGATVFVENIFENRYRHVDELARMGADIRVEGRVAVVCGVETLHGAALRSTDLRGGAALCVAALAAQGCSRIGELQHIDRGYEDIARDLRALGASVLRVESEEPHGEENKPEAQAKREIRLPV
- the murG gene encoding undecaprenyldiphospho-muramoylpentapeptide beta-N-acetylglucosaminyltransferase — protein: MRILFTCGGTAGHVNPALALAGYFQSKHPGCEILFVGAERGLEKDLIPKAGYPFRTVHISSFHRSVKPSELKHNLISVCNLIRAPREANAILKEFQPDYVVGTGGYASFPLVKAAARHGIPTAVHESNMVPGLTTKMLEPYADRVMVGFEACRQHYQHPEKVVVTGTPVRGDFFALSHLEAREKLGLTGERKLIVSFWGSLGAGEMNRQMVDFLAIEASREPFYHIHGAGKSGYPRMQELLRQRGVDLKQHPALQLKEYIYDMSVVMRAADLVICRSGASTISELTALGVPAIMVPSPNVTNNHQEKNARVLEEHGGARVVLEKDSSGQVLFQEAAAILHDEQKRLSMARSMGELGILDATERIYQTILAIDQ
- the ftsW gene encoding putative lipid II flippase FtsW → MERLSREAAKGPVDVPFLLLVLLLTAIGLIMLLSASFPSAYYEEGNPIKYFVRQGVFAAMGIAGMLIVSRINYQRFRGVAKLALFGSILLLILVIIPGVGVTRNHATRWLGVGALQFQPSELAKLGVVLYFSDSISKKKDKMQTLRYGIAPYVVILLAIAALMMLEPHLSGTVLILGTGAALMLVGGIEWKWVGGVLAAAAAGAYLLIGVVGYGSSRIAMWKDPWLDSLGDGYQMVQSYLAIGSGGLFGVGLGKSRQKYLYLPEEHNDFIFSVVCEELGLIGATIIMVLFALLILRGYWIALQARDRFGSLLVVGVTTLLAMQTFLNIAVVSGLVPATGISLPFFSYGGTALLIQLVEMGIVLSVSRQMKPSKAG
- the mraY gene encoding phospho-N-acetylmuramoyl-pentapeptide-transferase translates to MIACVLSFVVTALVGKWLVPELRKLKAGQSIRTDGPKWHMAKEGTPTMGGLMFIAGVGVTILVCCWKPMLQGNFSHLYVFLFALVYGAIGYVDDYRKVRMHQNLGLTALQKFLMQLAAAVAFLCLMRFEGLLTPNLYLPFFNTYLVMNWVVYLIFAAFVIVGTVNAVNLTDGIDGLAASVTVPVALFFAIAAAWWGYRELGVFAGALCGALIGFLIYNFHPAKVFMGDTGSLFLGGAVAAMAFAFDMPLILIPVGIIYIAETLSDIIQVGYFKLTHGKRFFRMAPLHHHLELCGWSEKKLVFVFSGITVLFCALALWGVSGRFAM
- a CDS encoding UDP-N-acetylmuramoyl-L-alanyl-D-glutamate--2,6-diaminopimelate ligase — encoded protein: MKLKELLRDIIVLDTNADGDLEITGVSYDSRKTRPGDLFVAMPGYSMDGHAFIGKAAAAGAACVLCERPPEEEIPYVQVANSRHGLALVGANWFGRPAEKMSVVAVTGTNGKTTTTYLLKAILEQARGAKVGLIGTNQNMIGQEAVPTERTTPESFEVQKLFRAMLDQGCSYVVMETSSHALYEGRVYGIPFSVGIFTNLTQDHLDFHKTMENYCDAKAILFRSCAVGVYNADDPWSNRLMEGATCRAFSYARDADADLRAEHIDLGADHISFDAVTADERVKIKVGIPGGFMVYNTLDVLGAALQLGISLEESARVLARVPHVKGRVEVVPTPGKDYTILIDYAHSPDGLENVLSSVRGFAKGRTVAVFGCGGDRDRTKRPKMGRIAAQLADFVVVTSDNPRTEDPMAIIREILPGMEGTQTPYVVVENRIEAIHYAMDHARKDDVIVLCGKGHETYQVVGTEKHHLDEREVVADHLKEQQ
- a CDS encoding penicillin-binding transpeptidase domain-containing protein; translated protein: MADSSRRKSDAARKANRVIRSRTLLLMGIFGIVTFTMLFVRLYTLQIGRHEELQQLAVKQQTRSTVVTASRGTIYDKNGNVLAISATAETVFVSPAEIAESEQDTAYIARGLSRILDVAEETILKKMEKTSSQYEVVKLRADQELADQVRLFVNGQIDDQGNEVPKDNQQRLHGVYLVTDSKRYYPYSTLAAQVIGFVGTDNTGLYGLESKYDDELTGTSGMVVTAKNAAGTDVLYQYEQYYDAENGNSLVLTLDTTVQYFLEKGIESMVAKFDAKNGATGIVMDVNTGGILAMASFPTYDLNNPSSVYDADLQATLEGLEGDAYLEALGAAQKKQWRNKAINDTYEPGSTFKILTLSTALQEGIVNKNTTFNCTGSIRVQGWNKPINCSKKAGHGTQSLMQATGNSCNPAFITMGLRIGNTTFYKYLKSFGLMEKTGLDNIGETTGIFADEKSFNSNVVSLASYAFGQTFNVTPIALITAQAACVNGGYLRTPYFVEQVLDSEGNVLYNHDSTPVRQVISEETSATVCEMLEYVVAEGTGKNGQVAGYRIGGKTGTADKTGDKNKDVVVSFVCFAPADDPQVMMLITMDSPSRTTGTYVSGGQMVAPTSSSIMSEILPWLGINPDYSAEEMVGSDTTVPNVVGSTLDQAKEKLAGFHIKTVGNGETVTDQTPVGGAIVPGNATVILYLGAEKPTDQSTVPSVVGKTAEQANAALANAGLIVKVTGATSSSSGNVFAISQSVAAGTEVEAGTVVTVQLGDNSVLD